Below is a window of Streptomyces genisteinicus DNA.
GGGTTGTCGTCGCCGTATGAATCCTTGATCCATTCGGCCTTGTGGATATGGTCCTTCAGGCCCGTTCGCTCTTCGTCATGCTTGATCCCGAGTGCCTTGGCGAACGCGTCCAGGTCGTCGATCTCGAAGAGGTCGCTCGACCACTGGCCAGGCCAGACGGCGAACAGCCGGGACTCTCCAGCGACCGCCCGCTCGTAGGCAGCACGCTGGTCCCCGTGCGTCACGGTGCCATCCCGTGGACCTCGACGTAGCAAGTCGTACTTGAGGTGTACGGGAAGGCTGTGCCGGATGCGGCTGCGCTTCGTGGTTCCATTGGCCCCCCAATATTGTTCTACGGCAATGCACTCTGTTCGATGCCAGTGAACAACAGGTCGGCATTGCGGGGGTGCCATTTCTTGAAAGGGCGAGTTCGGAGACGCACAAGTGTATGTCCTCGGTGCGGCTCGTCAGGCCCCAGTCGTCCAGCGCCCGGGTGGCGAACTCCCTCGCCTTGCGTACGGACTGGTGTCGAGCGTCGAAGAACTGCGAAGCGACTCGGGCATGGGGCGCCTCATGACTTTGTGCTCAGGAGGCGAAGTGGTTCGGGGGAGCGGCATTGTGCGATCTGGTGACGAGGTACGTGGACGGGTCACAGGCTCGCGACGACCGAGCCGACCTCCACCGGGCGTCACCGGTCTGCTGGACGCGCTGGCCCGTCCCGACGTCTACGGCGTCATCGCCCCCGCCCTGTCCCACCTGGGGCCGAAGCACCTCGCCGCCGAACGCACCCGCCTTATCGAGGCCACCGGCGCCCGCCTGCTGCTGGCCCGCCATCCCTGCATCGCTTGAAGACGCCGGCGAGCTGCAGTTCATGGATCCGACAGTACTCCGTCCCGGACCACGTTCGGCGCTGTTGCAGTGGCCCGAACAGGGTGTGCACCGCTTCGTCCCCTTCGAGGCGGTGCACACCCCACCGGCCTCAATACACCTCAGGAATCTTTTCGCGCATACCTGTTGATCCTTTTCCGGCGCTTACCGGGAGCATGCCTTCTTCTGACTTTTCATCGTAGATGAAGCGGAGGAACTTCAGCTTTTCGCCCCTAGCGTGAGCGTTCCATGCCTTCACTGTAGTGCCGTAAAGCACGGTCTTGTCCCTGTAGGACAAGGAGCGATCCATTCGGGCAATTGCCCGGTTGCGCAGAAGGAGGACAGGGTCTCCCTTAGACATGTCCTCGCCGAGAATCATTTTCTCGGAAAATGATTCGATGGCCTTCGGGTTGCTCCCGCGAGACGCTTGTGCTAGAACGGCCAACATGTTTGTCGAGGACGATCCGCATGCCCGATAGATGCGCGAAGCGGCGGCGGCGTATTCTTGAAGCTCTGGCCACTGGTCTACGGTTTCGAAGATTACGTCGTTGTCGAAAGTGCCGCGATGCATGTGCGCCACCTCCCCGCCGTTCTCCTTGCACTGCTCGGCGAAGAGGATGATCCGGGCCGCACCTTTGATGATGTTCGCGTTGGTTACGCGCATGAATTGCGAGGCGACTCGACCGTATCCGGTATCAATTACCGAGAATGTGGATGGATCGGCGCCGACGTGAACTCTCATGGGGACCACGGTCTTGGAATGAATCACAGCCAAAAGGCGATGCTGTCCATCAATCAAACTCCCCTTCTCGTCGAAGGCGATCGACTGGTGTGTCAGCTTCCATCGACCTTCCGTCATGGCATTCGCGTAACGCCTGACGCGCACTGCGGAGGTTCTCCTGTTTCCCTCCAGGTTTCTTTCAAGCCACTTCGCAGCCAGATCTACTCCAACCCAGTAATCCCCCGACCGTACCGGGATCCCGTATTCGTTCAGGGTCGGAACGCGGAACGCGTAGCCATCACTTGGCGCGTCGATGTCAGTCACGTGCGGAAGTGCACCACGTAGACCTCTTGAATGAACCAACTTTGTTATGATTTGTCTGTATTTTTTAGCTCACTCGAGTGAATTAGATTCGCTCGTTAAGGTGATGGGAGCTGTGCGTACCTCCAGCGATGGAGGCGGCCTCTCAGTTGCAGAATCAACGGGCGTCTGCAAGTTTGTTGTTGTGTTGGCACCCTTTGCAGGGTCGCGTCACGGTCGGTGAGCGGACAGAGTCCGGTGACCAGTTTTCTAGGTGTCCGATAGCTGAGCGCTCAATCGGCCCCCGCCGAGCTGCTGACGTGCAGAGCTCGAGCCAAAGTCGATCGTGATGTGGCCAGTGAGAGTCCTGCCGGGGATCAAGGCTTCCCTTCGGTTTCGCTCGCCCGGCTCCGGAAAGCACTCAGGGTCCCGACCCGCTCTCTCGGATCAGCCCCCTGATTCGATATTGCAGTTGACGGGGTGGCGGGATTCGAGCTCGCTACCTCTTCGTCCCGGACGAGGTTCGACTGGCGATCCCGCCTGCGCGGATGACAGCTCCCCTGTTCAGAGGCGTGGTGCCGATGAGGCTCGCAGGGTGTGGCGAGGGTGTAAGGGGCAGGCCGGCTCGCAATTGGCTCCCACGCGGCCAGGTGTCGATGCGTTTGCTGCCTGGTGGGCACGACGGGAGCGGGAGCGACCCACGGGCTACGCATAGCGAGGGCTTGTAGGATCATCCCGGATGGTGCCGGAAGCTGCCACAGGGCTCTGTTTCCACATCTCAGAGATGTTTGACCATGATCACCATGGCGCTGCGTCCACTCTGGTGCCACCCGGTCCGCGCACGCACGCTGGACGTTCATCGCTTCATCGCGGAGGACCTGAGGCGGATGGTCCCGGGCAAGGACTACGCGACACCCTTGGCACACTTCGAGCAAGGGCAACCGCGAGCGGGTTGTTGACCCAGTGACGACCTTGGGATCGCCCACTCGGTGATTCGTGGGAGTTCCGCTGGACCGGCTACCCCGAACCTCACGACTTGGTCCGTGCCTTGACTCACCGGGAGGCCGGAATCAAGGGCGCGAGATTCACCCACCACGGCGATGCAGCGCCCCACAGTCGGGACACGACACCGTCCCGGAGCACAGCTGGCTCTCTCCTGTGTTCCACTTCGGGGCGCTCCAGAGGATCCCAGGACAAGCTGGTCGCCCAGCCCCTCCGTTGGTCCACCAGGTTGTAGCGGGACACCAGGCCGGCCAGCAGGGTGGCGGCATCGTCCGAAATCGGGGGATCTTCTGCCAGTGCGCGACGCTCGTGCGCCTTGAGGTCTTGGTCGACGGTGGGATAGCGATTTCTGGGCACGAGGCTGCGTTTGCCACCATGCTGGCATCCAGCCGGGTCCCCGGTGATGGGGTCTGCCGCACGATTGGGTGACATCTGAACTGGCTTGCCCTGTGGGGCAGGTGGGAAGGATGTCGCTGTGCCAAAGCCTTATCCGGAAGAGTTCCGCCAGGACGTCGTGCGGGTCGCGCGGAACCGCGGCCCGGGTGTGACGGTCGAGCAGGTGGCCGCCGACTTCGGGGTCCATCCTATGACGTTGTGGAAGTGGATGCGCCGGGCGGACATCGACGACGGCGCCAAGCCACACTCGGGCGGCTGGCCCCCATCGAATACGAGACCGTCATGACCACACCGGCCCTCCAGGCCGCGTGACTTCAACCTGTCACCCGCTCCTGCACCAGACCCCCACGGTGATTCCTTGGCGTAGCACGGCTGGGAATCATCCTCACGGAGGAGTACGTTCTCGGCGGCGAGCAGTGCCTGCGCGGCCGCAGGCTTCTCGCTGGTGGCGGCGGCGCGGGCGTGGGTGATGTGGAGCAGGGCCGCGCTCTGGCGGGACTGGTCGCACTGTCCCGGACAAGACAGATCGACAGGAGCGTGTCACTCACTCCCCGAACAGACGATCCTGCACGTACTCGACGACCTTCCGCTCCGGGTAGAAGACGGCCAGCAGCATGAACGTCTTGGGATGAGCCGCGATGTTGCCGACGAAGAAGTGGACGGCTCGGCTCGGGGCGCACATGCGCGTGTACCAGCGCTCGCGGAGCGCATCACGGACCCCGTGCTCACCGTACTTGCGCAGGAACTTGCGATACGACTGTCCTGCCTCCCAGTCCTTCAGCCCCATGTCGTGGGTCGGGCAGTCGTCTTCGGCGCAGCGAAAGCTGTAGCGGAGGTCGAGCGGCACCCACTCCAGCGGGTTCAGCTCCTGCTCGAACAAGTCGAGTTGGTCGGCTAGCGCGGCTTTGGAGACGGACCATGGCTCGGCGTGCTCCAGCCGGAAGCGGGTGATCTCGGCGAGGCGGAAGACGCCGAGGGACGTTCCTCGCTCCTCCTGATCCCGCTTGATGGCGCAGAGCGACGGGGCGACCAGCGGCTCCACGTGGCGATACCGCTTCTGCCAGCCGCTGTCGGGCGGTACCTCACCCACTATCTCCAACGAGTCGAGATGTGGCCGGAGGCTTTCTGGGCGGGAGTCTCGCTCAGGACGGTGCGGCTCGACGTCGCCTTCGATGATCGAGTACTTGGAGAACTGGGCCTCCTCGCTTAGGAGCCGGAAAGGCACGGGGAAGAGCCGCACGTGCTGTGGCTCGCCTTGGTCGAGGCGTATGCCGGCCACGCAGCTGGTCTCGCGGTACTTACTGGACAGCTCTGGATACGTCTTGACCGTGATCATGATCCGTGCGCGTTGCCGTCTCCCGAATGCCGCCGACGCCATGGCATGCCCCCTCCATCGATCTCCCCGATCTGAATTGGACGAGAGGCTTGCACCGCTGGCAAGGGTGCGTGCGAAACAGGTGACGAAGTCAGGCCAAGGGATTCACCGGCACCTGGATCCGGCTCCTGACCGTCTCCAAGACAACCTGCCGGTGGCAGCGGCTTTCGTCCTTCTCGAAACACAGCACCGCTACCCGCGACGCCTGGGCATGCTCTGCGAGGCGAGCAAGGTCGGCTTGGGCCTCCTCGGAACGCAGGAGGCCACGGAAACGCGCCCGACCCACCTCGACGCGGCCGTCCCAGAAGGGCTCGCGATTGTCCTTGGGATTGCCCAGGCCACGCAGGTGCGTGTACTCGATGCCAGCTTCGGCCAGGGCCCCCCCGAGGCGGCTCTTGCTGAACCCCTTCTTACGGCTGATCGGGGTGAGCCGTACATCTGCCACGACACTGATGCGACTGTCGACGAGCGAGGCGACGAACGACTCGATGTCCCGTCCTTCGTACCCGGCTGACCACAGACCGGGCGGGACGGGCGCGACCCGGGCAGTCCGGAACAGATCATCGAGGGAAACCGCAAGAGCCTCGGCCACTGCGCCGACGGTGAAGAAGGCTGGCTGGATAGCTCCCTCGCTCTCCAGGCGGCTCAAAGTCCCGACGGCGATGCCCGCCTCCTTGGCCAGCCGTTCCCGCGTCCACCCCCGGTCCGTCCGCAACGCACGTACCCGTTGGGCGAGAGCGCGGGCGTGGTCGTGGGGATGCGCTGAGCGATGACCTGCCATGTGCGGTGTCCTTAACGACCGGTGGGGCGGCCCGCCGCGGTGTTCCTGGTCAGCTACGAGCCCTGGATTCGCGAACGCGCAGACCCGAGGGCGCGTAGGCGCCGCTCTTTGTGCGGCACTGGAGACTGTTCCTGGGAGAAGCCGACCAAGATCTTCTCCCAGATTTCTCCCAAACGATCTCCAGGAACCCGTCAGGGGCCTGATCCACTTACTGGATCAGGCCCCTGACCTGGTGTTTCACTGTCGGGGTGGCGGGATTTGAACCCACGACCTCTTCGTCCCGAACGAAGCGCGCTGCCAAGCTGCGCTACACCCCGATGTCGCCCGTTGTCCCGGCGACGTCGTTTACTTTAGCCCACCCGCGCCGTGAGACGAAATCCGGTTTGGCGGCGACCGCGGGCCGGGGTGACAGGGGCCAGCGGGAGTCAGTCCCGGGAGGTCAGGGTCAGCAGCGTCGCCTCCGGCGGGCAGGCGAAGCGGACCGGGGTGTAGCGGCTCGCTCCGCAGCCCGCCGAGACGTGGAGGTAGGCGGTGTTGCCCTCGCTGCGGTGCGTGGAGAGCCCCTTCACCCGGTCCGTGTCCAGGTCGCAGTTGGTGACCAGGGCTCCGTAGAAGGGGATGCACACCTGCCCGCCGTGGGTGTGGCCGGCGAGGACGAGGGGATAGCCGTCGGAGGTGAAGGCGTCCAGACTGCGCAGGTAGGGGGCGTGCACCACGGCCAGGGAGAGGTCGGCGTCCTTCTCCGGTCCGCCCGCGACCAGCTCGTAGCGGTCGCGCTTGATGTGGGGGTCGTCGAGGCCGGTGAAAGCGAGCTCGCAGCCCTCCAGCTTCAGCCGGCCCCGGGTGTTGGTCAGGTCGAGCCAGCCGGCGGCGTCGAAGCCGTCCCGCAGGTCCTCCCACGGGTTGTGGACGACGCCGACGGCGGGTGCGTTGCCGTTGAGGCCGTGGCGGCCCTGCGCCTTCTCCAGCAGGTAGCGGGCCGGGTTGCGCAGCGTCGGACCGTAGTAGTCGTTCGAACCGAAGACGTAGACGCCGGGGTACTCCATCAGCGGTCCGAGGGCGTCCAGCACCTCGGGCACGCCCTCCGGGTCGGAGAGGTTGTCGCCTGTGTTGACGACGAAGTCCGGACGCAGCCCGGCCAGGGACTGGAGCCACGCGCGCTTCTTGCGCTGACCGCTCACCATGTGGATGTCGGAGACCTGGAGCACCCGCAGCGGGCGCATGCCGCGTGGCAGGACCGGCACCGTGACCCGGCGGAGCCGGAAGGAGCGGGCTTCGAACCCCGCGGCGTAGGCGAGGCCGGCCGCGCCGACTGCCGCGATTCCTGCGGTGATCTTCAAGGGCATCCCGTAGCGTGCGCGCATGCGCCCATCGTCGCAGACCTCACCGGGTGGGGAGTCGCGGGCGGTCGGCGGGCGGAGCGGCCCCGTCCGCGCCACGGCTGCCGCGTCCCCGGGGCGCTGACGGACCGGCCGGCAGCGCGCACAGCAGCCCGAGCGAGATCCAGACGTAGAGGTTGCCGCCGAGGAAGCCGCCCGCCCCCGACGGGTCGGCGCTCCACAGCCAGACGAGGCTGCTGCTCAGCAGCACCGGCAGCGCGACGGCCCATACGGCCAGGCGCCGTCGCGGGGCTCCAGCGGGCGCCCGCAGGGCCGCGGCCGCGAGGACGCCGAGCGCCGGGGTCAGCCACACCAGGTGGTGCACCCAGGTCACCGGGCTGACGAGGCAGGCCAGGACGCCGGTCAGCGCCACCCCCGCGGCATGGTTCCCGGCGGCGTGCGCCCGGCGCACGCGCACGGCCCACACCGCGGTGAGGGCCGCCGCGCCGAGGAGCCAGAGCAGCCGGTCGGGTTCGTGCGGCTCGGCCAGCCGGGCGAGCACCCCCTGCCAGGACTGGTTGGAGACGTAGGAGAGCGAGCCGACCCGGTCGGTGCGCCAGAGGGCGTCGGTCCAGTAGACGCGTGAGGCGCCCGGTGCCGCCCAGGCCGCGACCGCGGTCGCGGCGAGGGCCACGGCCACGGCGTTCGCGGCGGCGCGGCGCCTGCGTGTCAGGATCAGCCACCCGATGAAGACGGCGGGCGTCAGTTTGACCGCGGCCGCGATGCCGATGCCGGCTCCCGCCCAGCGGGCGGCCCTGCCGCCGCGGGCCGCCGGCCGGGTGTCGGCCAGGACCAGGGCGAGCAGCAGCAGATTGACCTGCCCGAAGCTGACGGTGTCGCGGACCGGTTCCAGCAGGGCGTACGCGCAGACGGCGAGGCCGATCGCGTACCACGGCGTCCAGCCCCGCGCGCCGGTCACCGGGCCGGCCGTGCCGCGCACGATCAGCACCGCGGCGGCCGTGTTCAGCAGCAGCATGACCGCGACGGCCGCGGGCCACGGGGCCACCGCCAGCGGCAGCATGCACAGCGCGGCGAAGGGCGGGTACGTGAAGCCGTACCGGGTGCCGGGCACCAGGTAGTCGTACAGTGCGCCGCCGTACGTCCAGTGGCGGACTGCCCCGTGGTACACGCCGAGGTCGAACCAGCCGCGGTGGAGCGGCACGGTCGCCAGGAACAGCAGGACGGCACCGGCCATGGCGATGAGCAGGACCACCCGCCCGTGCGCCGTCCCGGGCCACCGCAGGGGCCGGCCGGCGTTCTCCCGTGGCGTCATGCGGTGCTCCTCAGGGGTCGTCGTGCCGGGGGAAGGGCCGGCCGGTGCACGCCCCACAGGACCGCCGCGGCGAGCAGTCCTCCGGCGGCGGCGAGCGCCAACTGCGGCCCGCCAGGGGCGAATCCGCTGGGCGGCACGGTGAGGGCGAGCACCGCACTGGCTCCCGTGGAGAGCCGGCGCAGGGCCCGTCCGGGGCCGGCGGCGGCGATCAGGAACAGCCCCCACAGCACGTACCAGGGCCGTATCGCGGGGCCGAGCAGGGCCACGGCCAGCAGACCGAGTCCGACGGCGTGGACCGGGCGCAGCAGATGGTGGCGGCGCCAGACGAGGGCGATCACGGCGGCGCAGGCCGCGAGTCCGAGCAGCTGCCAGGCGGGCACGGCGTGGCGGGCGAGCACCGCCGGTCCGTCGCCGGCGGCGGTGAGCACCGCGCTGCTCAGCCGGCCGAGGGAGGCGGTGAGGGCCCAGTTGCCAAGGGAGGCCGGGGTGCTCAGGGCGTGCAGCCAGCCGTAACCGGTACCGGTCAGGGCGGTCGTGACCGCCGTGGTCGCGCCGACCGCCGCCGCGACCGCGACGACCGAGGCCGTCCACCGCGCACGCGGCACCGGCGGCACCTGCGGTGATCGCCGCACCCCCAGCACCGACCGCGCCCCCAGTGCCTGCCGCACCTCCAGCCCCCGCCGAACCCGCCGCCCCCGCCGCACCAGCCGCACAGGCGACGCCCACTGCGCCCGCAGCGTCCGTGGACTCTCCGGCGGACCGCCGGGCCCGCGGGCCCGCAGGGCGACGACCGCGAGGAGGCCCAGTGCCGCGGGGGCCTTCACGAGGGCGGCCAGGGTGATCAGCACCGTGCCGGTGAGGTGCCTGCCGCCGAGGGCCGCGGCGAGGCCCGCGCACAGCAGGCCGATCATCACGGCGTCGTTGTGGGCTCCGCCGACCAGGTGCAGCAGGACCAGCGGGTTGAGCGCCCCGAGCCAGAGAGCCGCGGAGGGGTCGGTGCCGCAGTGCCGTGCGAGCCGGAGCAGGCAGCACGTCATCAGGGCCACGCCGCCGAGGGCGACCGACCGCATGCCGAGCGCCCCGCCGGCGATCTCCGCCGCGGAGGGGCCGTCCGGTCCGTGGCCGGTCACCGCGGACGCCAGCGCGAGGAAGACCGGTCCGTAGGGCGCCGGGGTGTCACGCCACAGCGGTGCGACCTCGGCGAGGAGCGGGCCGCCGAGGCGGGAGGGCCCGTACGCGTACACGTCCAGCCGCGCGTCGACCATGGCGCCCTGGGCGAGGTAGCTGTAGACGTCTCTGCTGAACAGTGGCGGTGCGACCAGCAGCGGGGCCGCCCACAGGGCCAGCGTCGTCAGCAGCTCGCGCGGTCGGGGCGGCCGGGGGCCGCGCACGGCGAGGCCCAGGAGGATCCAGCCCGCGACCAGCAGGACCAGCCCGAAGTAGGCCGCCGCCAGCCCGGACGCCGCCCATCCGGGGCCCGGGACGAAGTCCCCGCCGACCGGCAGCGCCCCCGCCGCCGCGCCGCCGGCCGCCAGCGTCACGGAACCGGCGAGTCCGGTGAGCCGGGAGCGGCGCGCATCGGACCGGGGCGCACCTGACGGCGGGCCGGTGGGGTCGGACGGGCGGGGGAGCGGCACGCAGGCAGGCTGTCAACGGGGGGTGTCGGCGAGGCGACCCCCCGGCCGCCCCTGCACGGC
It encodes the following:
- a CDS encoding DUF488 family protein; the protein is MAGHRSAHPHDHARALAQRVRALRTDRGWTRERLAKEAGIAVGTLSRLESEGAIQPAFFTVGAVAEALAVSLDDLFRTARVAPVPPGLWSAGYEGRDIESFVASLVDSRISVVADVRLTPISRKKGFSKSRLGGALAEAGIEYTHLRGLGNPKDNREPFWDGRVEVGRARFRGLLRSEEAQADLARLAEHAQASRVAVLCFEKDESRCHRQVVLETVRSRIQVPVNPLA
- a CDS encoding metallophosphoesterase, producing MRARYGMPLKITAGIAAVGAAGLAYAAGFEARSFRLRRVTVPVLPRGMRPLRVLQVSDIHMVSGQRKKRAWLQSLAGLRPDFVVNTGDNLSDPEGVPEVLDALGPLMEYPGVYVFGSNDYYGPTLRNPARYLLEKAQGRHGLNGNAPAVGVVHNPWEDLRDGFDAAGWLDLTNTRGRLKLEGCELAFTGLDDPHIKRDRYELVAGGPEKDADLSLAVVHAPYLRSLDAFTSDGYPLVLAGHTHGGQVCIPFYGALVTNCDLDTDRVKGLSTHRSEGNTAYLHVSAGCGASRYTPVRFACPPEATLLTLTSRD
- a CDS encoding glycosyltransferase 87 family protein, whose product is MTPRENAGRPLRWPGTAHGRVVLLIAMAGAVLLFLATVPLHRGWFDLGVYHGAVRHWTYGGALYDYLVPGTRYGFTYPPFAALCMLPLAVAPWPAAVAVMLLLNTAAAVLIVRGTAGPVTGARGWTPWYAIGLAVCAYALLEPVRDTVSFGQVNLLLLALVLADTRPAARGGRAARWAGAGIGIAAAVKLTPAVFIGWLILTRRRRAAANAVAVALAATAVAAWAAPGASRVYWTDALWRTDRVGSLSYVSNQSWQGVLARLAEPHEPDRLLWLLGAAALTAVWAVRVRRAHAAGNHAAGVALTGVLACLVSPVTWVHHLVWLTPALGVLAAAALRAPAGAPRRRLAVWAVALPVLLSSSLVWLWSADPSGAGGFLGGNLYVWISLGLLCALPAGPSAPRGRGSRGADGAAPPADRPRLPTR
- the mptB gene encoding polyprenol phosphomannose-dependent alpha 1,6 mannosyltransferase MptB, whose product is MPLPRPSDPTGPPSGAPRSDARRSRLTGLAGSVTLAAGGAAAGALPVGGDFVPGPGWAASGLAAAYFGLVLLVAGWILLGLAVRGPRPPRPRELLTTLALWAAPLLVAPPLFSRDVYSYLAQGAMVDARLDVYAYGPSRLGGPLLAEVAPLWRDTPAPYGPVFLALASAVTGHGPDGPSAAEIAGGALGMRSVALGGVALMTCCLLRLARHCGTDPSAALWLGALNPLVLLHLVGGAHNDAVMIGLLCAGLAAALGGRHLTGTVLITLAALVKAPAALGLLAVVALRARGPGGPPESPRTLRAQWASPVRLVRRGRRVRRGLEVRQALGARSVLGVRRSPQVPPVPRARWTASVVAVAAAVGATTAVTTALTGTGYGWLHALSTPASLGNWALTASLGRLSSAVLTAAGDGPAVLARHAVPAWQLLGLAACAAVIALVWRRHHLLRPVHAVGLGLLAVALLGPAIRPWYVLWGLFLIAAAGPGRALRRLSTGASAVLALTVPPSGFAPGGPQLALAAAGGLLAAAVLWGVHRPALPPARRPLRSTA